In Mesorhizobium sp. J428, the genomic window GATCCTCGACGATATACTGATGTTTTGGAGATATCGAACGCGAATCGGGAGGCGGGTAGGCGATGCCGTCAGCAAGGAAGTTCTCCCTGTTGCGATAGCACCAGTCCTGAAGTGCTGACGTGCCGGTCTTTGGAAGACCGACGTGAATCACGGCTTTTCGTGTCATTTGCCGTTCGATCTCATCTAAGCCAGTGCGGATTGAGGAACTTGTCGTAGTGCGGCGCCACAGAGTCCAGCCGTCTGATGACCGCCTTGGCCTCCTCTATCGAGGCGTTGAGATTTCTGACCGCGTCCGTCATCGAAGGATGCAGGCCGTTTGTCGTCAAATTCCTGTTCTCGTCGAAAGATTCGGGGAAGGACGGTATGTGCCCGGTCGTCAGGTGAAACGCACTCGGGCTCTGGAACTCCTTCATCGAATAAAGCGTCATGTTCAACTGTGGGGGAAAGAACTCAACGTCCTCGCCAAGCTGTTCCATGGCAAGCGCAAAGCCCACCTGATCCACATGAACATGCCAGCGTTCGAGGAGATCACGGTTCTCGATCAGCCATTTGGCCCACCGCCTCCAAGTCAAGGCAAGGCTCAAAGATCTGCCGGATGGCGCGGCGACGATACCGGCCGAGATGTTGTTGATGTGCGTCTCGCGCTCGTTCTCCGCGCCCGGGAAAAGGGATGATCCCGGCCGGTATTCCCCAACGCCGGCTCTGCTCAGTATCGACTTGAAGATGCGCGAAGGCGGGTTGCAGTGATTGTTAGGTCCTGCGCGGTATCGTAAGGCTTTCAGGTATACCGATACATCCGACACAAAATACAGATCGCAATCGGACACGATCACCCAGTCGGATTCGTGCTGATCGAAGAACGGCCCGATCTTGTTGCAATGCGGAGAGCCGTCAACGATTGGGGTACTGACTATGGTCGCGACGCCTTGCGTCCGAATCCATTCGATCAGATCAGCCGGCAAATCGCCGAACGTATATACCTTGATCTGATCCCCGGCTTTCGCCGCGTATCTCGTTGCACAGATGACCCAGAGAATGACCTCGACATACAGGCGCGGCTGCTGGTCAAGGGCGCAACAAAACGTGATGCTCTTCGAGTGCGACGTCCTCATGATACCAGCTGTCTACGACCGACCAATACGGTCGACGTAGACAGTTACTGCGGCTTTCTCAACCGTTCTATCTCGGCCGTCAGCTGGTCCTGGGTCGATTTAAGCTGCGAAATGTAGATGTGAGCTTTCTCGAGCTCGTGCAGAATCCCCTCGACCTTGCGCGTCAAATCCATGGGTTCTCCCTCCGGCGTCGATCCGACGGCGGGGAGATACTTCTGCGAGAACATGAACTCCTTCTGTTCCTCGATCGACGGAATCTCGAAATCCGGCTCGAAGACACGATCGCAGCCGACACTACAGCTTCCGCTGGTGGTGATCGAACCCGGAATAATCAGGTTGCCCGCGCTCGTCAGGCGGAATTGATTGATCCCGAGCCCGTCATAGGTAATTCGAAACTCGTTGGTATTCGTGTTGAAGTTCAGTCGGACTGGATTGGGTTGCGAACCTGAGTCGAGGCGAATTGCGACGGGGCCCGTAGTTCGCCTGATGTGGAGCGTATCTGCCGGGCTGCCCGTGCCTAAGCCCACGTTTCCGGTCGCAGCGATGTCGATCGAACTCGTCGGCGCACCGGGACGGATGCGGAACGGCAGCCTGCTGCCCGTGGTCACGTCGCGAACGAAGAAATTCGCCTCGTTGCCGGCGACGTCCCAGGTCTGCGCCGTGAAGCCGCCGGCGTTGGTCTGCTCCAGGCGCATTGCGGGCGTATTGCTCGTCGTCACATGAAGGTCAAGCACGGGTGTAGCCGTCCGGAAGCCGACGCGGCCCGTCGAGTCGACGAACACGGAGTTCGCCGGTGCCCCGGCAGTGAATGTTGCAATTCGCTGGCCGGAAGTGAAGTCCAGAATGCCGAGGAAATTGGCGCCGCCGCTTGCGCTGTCGTTCGCAACGATCTGCCAGTCATTCGCCGGAAATGCACCTACCGAGGTGTCGTCGAATTCGATCCGGGTATTGTTCTCTTTCAGCCGTATTGTAGCGAAGCCGAAGCTTTCGTTGTTCACGCAGTCGAAACCGGCGCAGATGCTGCCCTGAACGATCAGGTCGTCCGGGATCACTTGGTCCGCGCGCGCGGCGGAACTTGTTGCGAGTGCGATGGCCAGAGCGGCGGTGCCGGCTGCAAGATCATATCTCTTCATGATGGTTCTTCCCCGGCCCGGTTTACCGCGCCGTCCCTTCCGTCATGTTGGACGTGTCAACGATCCGGCCGCCCTTGACCAGGAATGATCCGGACATCGCCGCCGGGACATGCACCGACATTTCGCCGCGCATGTTCACCTGGCTCGCCGGAATGTCGCGCCCGTCCGCGCCATCGGCCTTGACGGCCTTGGTCTTCGGCGAAGCCGCCGTGATCTGGTAGGTGTAGACGCCGTCGCCCATCGCATTCTGGCCGGAGATGTCGATCACCGGCGAGCCCTGCTTGGCGGATGCGGTGAGAACCCTGCCATCAGGACCCGCGACCGACAGAGTCGCATTGAAATAACCTGCGGGCAGGACGAAGCTGACCTTGGTTCCGGCCGAGGCACTGCGCGCGCTCATGACCTCGTCCGCAAGCGCCGGTATGGCAAGACACGCCGCCACCGCCGCCAAGGCTGCAACGCGAATGGAATGTCTCATGACCTCCCCCATCTTCGCCGACATGACGCACAAGCAGCGTCGAATCCCGATCCGAACCTAACCCCACGTAAAATTAGCACTGCACGGGCATGCCGTTCAAGCGCGAGATGCACGATTTCTCGGTATCCGGACACACGTCCGGAGAGCGCAATTAAACGCGCGCGACAGCCCGCGCGACCGTTGTGTCGTTGCGTAAGCTTGGATAGCATTTGCGCGCAGGAAGACCAAGCCGTTGGGGGGCAGGATGGGCTCGTTCGTTATCCGGCCGTATGAGAAGCGCTTCGTCCTGAGCCTGATACTGGTCGCGCTGCTCGCGATCCAGTTCTGGACCCAGTCGCGCTACCCCTCGCTGAACGAGAAAGCGATGATGAGCGGTGCGATCCAGCTCGAGGATCCGCTGAGCTTTGAGGCAAAATATCCGCTGAAGCCTGAATACACCACCATGCAGCGGATCGGCTATTCGACGCTGAACTGGATCGAGACCAATCGCAAGGGAATGACCTTCGGCATCCTGTTCGGCGCCGCCTTCCTCACCCTGATGGGCTATGTGCGCCAACATTCTTTCAAGGGCCGCTTCGCTAACTCTCTGCTCGGCATGGGAGTGGGCGCGCCGCTCGGCGTGTGCGTCAACTGCGCGGCGCCCATCGCCAAGGCGCTCTATTCCGGAGGGGCGCGCGCCGAGGCGACGCTGTCTGCCATGATCGCCTCGCCGACGCTCAACGTCGTCGTGCTGACGATGATCTTTTCGCTGATGCCCTTCTATGTCGGCGTGCTGAAGGTGGCTCTGAGCATCTTCGTGATCCTCGTGGCGGTGCCCGTCATCTGCCGCTTCCTGCCGGAGAACCAGCTCAAGGTGTCGTCTGCGCCGGAGAAATTCCTGCGCATGCCCAAGCCTGCTCAAGCGGGAACGACCGAGAACCTCTTCCAGTCGATATGGCGTTTCGCCTGGGATTTCGCGAAGAGCCTGTGGTTCATCGTCTCCCGCACGCTGCCGCTGATGCTGCTGGCCGGCTTCCTCGGCGCGGTGGTGGCGACTCTCGTGCCGCCGGAAACCTTCTCCGGCCTCAGCTTCGGCTTCGTCACCGTCTTCCTCGCCGCGCTGCTCGGCACCTTCCTGCCGGTGCCGATCGGCTTCGACGTCGTCGTGTCGGGCGCGTTGCTCGGCGGCGGCATGGATGTCGGCCTGGTGATGACGCTGCTGTTCACGCTGGGTATCTTTTCGGTCTACTCCTTCTTCATCGTCGCCGGCGCGATCTCGCTCCGCGCCGCCTCGCTGCTCGCGGGCACCATCGTCGCCATCGGCACGCTGGCCGGAATAGGGGTTCACTACTACCATCACTATCTCCAGAGCCGGGCACTGGAGATCCTCACCTCCTTCGAGATCCGTCTCGTCTCCTCGGCACAGGCCGCGGAGCCCGAAGAGGTGCGCAGCCTCGCAGACGGCGCCAACACGATCACCGTCTCGCGCCGCGCCTTCGAGCCGCGCTCGGCCCCGAGCGAAAAGCGTTTCGCCAAGACGGAAGCGTGGAAGCTCGGCATCGACCAGCCGGTCGAGTTCTCCTTCGGCGACATGTGGCCGCCCTTCTGGGAGGGGCGGGGCATTACTGCCGGCGACTGGGACAATGACGGCTGGCAGGACATCGCCATCGCGTCCACTCTCGCGGGAGTCCATTTCTACCGGAATGCCGGCGGAACATTCGAAAAGGCCGCCTTCGACATCGGCGAGATCGCCAAGATGCCGGTCTTCAACGTCGCCTTCGTTGACATGGACAATGACGGCTGGCTCGACCTGTTCTTCACCACGTTCCGGCAAGGCAACTATGTGCTGCGCAACACGGGTGGATCGTTCGCGGCGGCAAACCTGTCGCAGGTCGCAAACCGCGACGACGCCGTCCTGACGCTCGCGGCCAGCTTCGGCGACGTCGACCGAGACGGCTATCTTGACGTCGCCCTGGGCAATTGGGCGGCGGGCTGGTATCGACGCATCCCCGGTACCGAGGCGACGAACCGCGTCGTCTTCAACAAGGGCGGTGTGCTGGACGGTTCCGCCTTCTCGGAGCTTGCCGGCCCGCCGGGCGAGACGCTTTCGATCCTGCTCACCGACTTGAACCTCGACGGCAAACTTGATCTTCTCGAGGGCAACGACTTCGAGATGCCCGATATCTTTTCTCTCGGCGACGGCACCGGCGCGTTCAGGCCGATCCGCCGCCAGGATAATGTCATCCCGATGACGACGCAGACGACCATGGCGTTCAAGACCGCCGACCTCGCCAATACCGGCCGGCAGGACATTTATGTCGGCCAGATCGCCGGGCGCTCGTCGGGCATTGCTACCAAGCTCAGGACCCAGCCGCTTGAACTCTACTGCGCCGGCATCGGGCGCGAGAGCGACAAGGCGATCTGCCGGAAGAACATGGCGATCAAGGAGTGGTACAAGTCCGGCCACAGTTTCGACCCGTCCAATGCCTCGCGCTGTGCCCAATTGGACGAACCGGACCGCTCGGAATGCCGGGCGATGCTGGTGAAGGACCTTGCCATCCAGAGCAAGGATCCCTCGATATGCGACCTTATTGCCATGGCGCAGGTGAGGGCGCGCCAGCTTTGCGAAATCCATTTCCGGCCGATCCGGCAGCCGGTGCAGGCCGAGTTCGACGAAGCGATCCCGCAGATCCAGCGCCGCAACGTGCTCCTGTCGCCAAAGGCCGACGGCACGTACGAGGAGCACGCCGTGCCGGCCGGCGTCGAGATCGGGGGGTGGACCTGGGACGTGAAGGTCGAGGATGTGGACAATGACGGCTGGAAGGACATCTATGTGCTGAACGGCACGTGGATCCCGAACGAGATCAGTCCGTCGAAGATCCTCTTCGTCAACGACGGCACCGGGAAGTTCAAGGAGGAGACGGTCGCCGCCGGCATGGAGGATTACCTGATCACCGCCGCCGCAGTGGCGATCGATCTCGACAATGATGGCGACCAGGACTTCATCACCGTGCCGGTGAACGGCCCGCCGATGGCCTATATCAACGGTTCGGCCGAGGGCAATTCGATCGCCTTCGAATTCCGCGACAGCGTCGGCAATCGCTACGGCATCGGCAACCGCATCGAGATCGGCACGGCCGACGGCCTGACCCAGATGCGCGAATTGCAGAGCGGCGGCGGCTTCATGTCGTTCGACGCGCCGGTGCTGCATTTCGGCGCCGGCGAGGCCCGGCGCATCGAAAGCGCGAAAGTCCACTGGTCCACGGGCGAGACGACGGTGCTCGACGGCGGTCTCCACACCGGCGCGCTCTATCGCATCGCCCGCGAGGGGACGGCGACGCGCTGAGACCTCCTGGCGGTGAAACAGTTTGCGATGCCGGCATGGATCGTCTGGCCGTGAGCGGATATAGCCGGTGTGGTGAGCCGCAACCCGGCTCGAGAGGAACCGAATGAAGTCCATCCGAAGCGCCGTCGGCGTCGCATTGCTCGTCCTGACCGCCGTCGCGCTGCCGTTCCCGGTGCTGGCGCAGCAGGCTGCCGTGTCTCAGGCTGCGCCGACTATGGCGGACTCGGAAGCCGCTTACGCGGCTGGCGACTACGACAAGGCGATCCAGATCGTGCGCGTGCTCGCGGAAGCCGGCGATGCGCTTGCCCAGTATCGGCTGGGCTACATGACCGCGCTTGGGCAGGGCACCGAAAAGGACCTGAACGCGGCGGCCGGCTGGTTCCGCAAGGCGGCCGATCAGGGCGAGCCGGCCGCGCTGCTGCAACTCGGTGTCTTCCATATTCAGGGATCGGGCGTCGAGCGAAGCGAGACCGAGGCGGCGCGCCTGTTCAAACTCGCCGCGGAGAAGGGGAACACCTTGGCGCAGCTCTATGTCGGCCAGATGTATCTCGTCGGCGCGGGCATCGAGAAGAACGAGGTCGCAGGGCTGACATGGATCATGTCGGCCGCCCGTGCGGGCAATGCGGAGGCCCAGTTCAAGCTCGGCACGATCTACGCCACTGGCGAGGGCGCCACGAAGGACGCGAAGGAAGCGCGCAAATGGTTCGAGCTCGCCGCCGAGAGCGGGCTCGCCAGCGCCCAGTACACGCTGGCGGGCAATCTGATGGCGGGCACCGGCATCGAGAAGGACAAGGCGAAGGCGCGCGAATGGTATCGCAAGGCCGCCGAACAGGGCATGCCGGCAGCGCAGCGCGACCTCGGCGCGATCTATCTCGCCGGCATCGACGGCAAGCCCGACTACGCGCTTGCCTATGAATGGACCAGGAAGGCCGCGGATGCCGGCGACGCGGGCGCGCTGAGCAATCTCGGCTACATGTATTATTCCGGCAAGGGCGTTCCGCAGGACGACCAGCGCGCGGCGGAGGCCTACGGCAAGGCGGCCGAAAAGGGGCTGGCTCGATCCGCCACGGCACTCGGCGCGCTCTACGAGGCGGGCAGAGGCGTGGAGAAGAGCGATGAGAAGGCGGCGGAGTGGTACGCAAGGGTGCGCTCGGCGGGGACCGCAACGCGCTCGCCAGGCTCGTCGCGCTGATCGTCGGCGAACGGGCCAGACTCCAGGAGGCAGACGCCGCGCTGTGGGTCGCGCTCGCGGCAAAGGGCGGCGACGCGGCGGCGCGCTCATGGCTGGAAGCCAAGGCCGGCGGCTCGGCCGCGGCAAAATCGAGGCTGGCGGAACTCGTCGACTCGGAGACCAAGGACGCCGCCGGCGATGCGCGGGCGGTCGCGCTCTATCTCGAGGCGGCCGGAGCTGGAGACGGTCTGGCGCAACTGGCGCTCGCCAGGAAGTATGCGGCCGGCGAAGGGGTGGACCAGGATTATGTCGCCGCGCACCAGTGGGCCAACATCGCCGCGACCGACGGCAACGAGGATGCCGTCAAGCTGCGCGATAATCTGTCGAAGCTGATGACGCGCGAGCAGATCGCGGACGCGCAGAAAAAGGCACGGGAATGGACCGCCAAGGCGCGCGACGGCGGCTGAGGCGGGCAGGGCCGTTCGCGGCGGCCGTGCTCCTGCTTGCCTTGGTCACAGCATTTCCCGCCCGCGCGGAAACGGTCGAGCGCGCGGCGGCCCTCCTCGACGCCGGCGAGGTGATGGCGGCGATACGGATCATCGAGCCGCTCGCGAAAGCGGGCGATGCCTCCGCCGAATATCTGCTCGGCAGGACCCATCTCGACGGGATCGGCGTGCCGCAGGATTTTACCACGGCGGCCCGGTGGATCGCGAGAGCCGCCGAGAAGGACGACGCCCGCGCCCAGAACCTGCTCGGCCGCCTCCATGCGCAGGGCCTGGGGGTGGAACGGGATACTGCGGCCGCCGCGCGCTGGATGAGGCGCGCGGCGGAAAAGGGCGATCCAGTCCACCAATACGATCTCGGCATCCTTCTCGACGATGCGGGCATGGGCGCGCAGGACAGGCAGGAGGCCGTACGCTGGTTCGAAGCCGCGGCTGCGCAAGGTCATGCGCCCGCGAAGACCAGCCTCGGCCTCGCCTATCAGCAGGGCGCAGGCGTCCCGAAGGACTTGGCCCAGGCGGCACGGCTCTTCGGCGAAGCGGCCGATGCTGGCGATGCGCGCGCCCGCAACAATCTCGGCCTGATGCTTGCCCGTGGCGAGGGCGTGCCGCAGGATTATGAGGAGGCCGTCGAACTCTTCCGCAAGGCGGCTGCGCAGGGCCAGTCCCAGGCGATGTACAATCTTGGCGTCATGTACGAAAACGGTTTCGGCATCGACCGCGACGAGGCGAAAGCCAGGGAGCTTTACGCGCAGGCCGGACGCACCGGTGGCGACAGCGCCACCGACGCCGTATCGGAGAGCGGATTGCTTTATGACGCGCGGCTCCAGCCGCTCGACATGACGAAAGCACGCGCCGAAGATTTCGCCGCGGCGGCCGGAAGCGGCGACCCGATCGCGATGTTCCTGGTGGGCTATGTCGAGGCAATGGACGAGACACAGGGGGGCGGCGCGGGTCGGGCAGCTGGATGGTTCGAAAAGGCCGCCGGACTGGGTCTGCCGGCGGCGATGGCCAATCTCGGCCTTCTCCACATCCGCGGCCGCGGCGTGCCGCAGGATTACGTGGTCGGATATATGTGGCTCAACCTCGCCGCCGCCGCCGGGCTTGCCGAGGCAGCCATGCTGCGCGACCGCGTCGGCGCCACCATGACACCGGCACAGCTCGCCGAAGCGCGCGAACTCGTCGAGAGCAGATGGCAGGCGATCCGCAAGTAGCGGTCGCGGACCTCAGTTCACCTTGCAGCCCAGACGCTTTTCCTGCCGCCGGATCTGGTCGATCCGCCGCTGCTCGGCCTTCGTGAAGCTCGGATCGTTGGTGTAGCAGTCGCTGTTGTCGAACACCCGTTTGCCGAGCGCCGTCCTGAAGCAATAGCCGTTGTCGTCATAGATCGCGTTGCGCTCGTACCAGAGATCGTAGCAGCTGTCCGCGAAGGCGCTCTGCGCGGTGAAGACAAGCAGCGATGTTGCCAGCAGATGAAGTGAAAGTCTGCGCATGGATGAATCCCCAAGCCGAAATCGATGGCGCCCCGGGGGCAACATCTGCGCCGTCCGGGCGGTCCTCGTCAATCGTGATCGGAGGCCGTGCTCCTCACCGGTTCACTGCGTCAGCGACAGCTGGGCGATGGCGTTGCCGATCTTCTGGAATGCGACCTTGAGCTGGCTGACATTGCTGGTCGGGTAGTAGTTCGACGGGCTCGACGCGCAGGCGGAGTAGAGCGTTCGGTTGGCGGCGGTGTCGGCGCCCAGAAGCACGGTGAAGATTTGCACGTCCTGGTTCTTCAGCGCGGTGCACATCGACGAGGTCCAGGTGTTGACGTTTGTTAGCGCCGTCGAGCGGTTGGTGGTGCCGAAGCGGCCGGAATCGAGGAAGCTGTAGGCACCGTAGTCCGACGTGTTGAAGCTCTGGCTGCTTGCCCCGAACACCGTGTTCTCGCCATCGGTGAACACCACGACGACCTTCGACACGCTTTCCTGCTTGAACGGTTTCCCCTGCGTGTAGGGCTCGCTGGGAGAGAGCACGCGCATGCCCCAGGCCAAACCCTCCGAGACGTTCGTATGCCGCCGCCTTCCCAGTAGGTCATTGCGCTGATGGAAGCCTTGAGCTTGGTGAAATCGTCGGTCAACGGGGTGATCGGCGTAGCGCAGGCATAGTTGGGGCCGGTGCTGCGCGGCGGCTTGTCCTCGATATAGCGTGCGGTCGCAGCCGAGAGGTAGCGCGCCACGTCCTTCACCTTCGACTTGTCGGACGAGGTGAAGCTGTCCGCGAGGTAGGAGTTGTTCCAGGCGCTCGAAGAGTTCGGCGACTTGGCGGCGGCACCCGGATTGTCCGGCGCGAAGGACGGCACGAAGAGCGTCGCTGGCGTTTTGGGGTCGGGTGCGGTGTCGTCGAGATTGTAGGGCGCCGGCCTCGCCTCGACGCAGCCCTTCCAGT contains:
- a CDS encoding YARHG domain-containing protein; the encoded protein is MRRLSLHLLATSLLVFTAQSAFADSCYDLWYERNAIYDDNGYCFRTALGKRVFDNSDCYTNDPSFTKAEQRRIDQIRRQEKRLGCKVN
- a CDS encoding tetratricopeptide repeat protein encodes the protein MKSIRSAVGVALLVLTAVALPFPVLAQQAAVSQAAPTMADSEAAYAAGDYDKAIQIVRVLAEAGDALAQYRLGYMTALGQGTEKDLNAAAGWFRKAADQGEPAALLQLGVFHIQGSGVERSETEAARLFKLAAEKGNTLAQLYVGQMYLVGAGIEKNEVAGLTWIMSAARAGNAEAQFKLGTIYATGEGATKDAKEARKWFELAAESGLASAQYTLAGNLMAGTGIEKDKAKAREWYRKAAEQGMPAAQRDLGAIYLAGIDGKPDYALAYEWTRKAADAGDAGALSNLGYMYYSGKGVPQDDQRAAEAYGKAAEKGLARSATALGALYEAGRGVEKSDEKAAEWYARVRSAGTATRSPGSSR
- a CDS encoding tetratricopeptide repeat protein — encoded protein: MDRQGARRRLRRAGPFAAAVLLLALVTAFPARAETVERAAALLDAGEVMAAIRIIEPLAKAGDASAEYLLGRTHLDGIGVPQDFTTAARWIARAAEKDDARAQNLLGRLHAQGLGVERDTAAAARWMRRAAEKGDPVHQYDLGILLDDAGMGAQDRQEAVRWFEAAAAQGHAPAKTSLGLAYQQGAGVPKDLAQAARLFGEAADAGDARARNNLGLMLARGEGVPQDYEEAVELFRKAAAQGQSQAMYNLGVMYENGFGIDRDEAKARELYAQAGRTGGDSATDAVSESGLLYDARLQPLDMTKARAEDFAAAAGSGDPIAMFLVGYVEAMDETQGGGAGRAAGWFEKAAGLGLPAAMANLGLLHIRGRGVPQDYVVGYMWLNLAAAAGLAEAAMLRDRVGATMTPAQLAEARELVESRWQAIRK
- a CDS encoding FG-GAP-like repeat-containing protein codes for the protein MGSFVIRPYEKRFVLSLILVALLAIQFWTQSRYPSLNEKAMMSGAIQLEDPLSFEAKYPLKPEYTTMQRIGYSTLNWIETNRKGMTFGILFGAAFLTLMGYVRQHSFKGRFANSLLGMGVGAPLGVCVNCAAPIAKALYSGGARAEATLSAMIASPTLNVVVLTMIFSLMPFYVGVLKVALSIFVILVAVPVICRFLPENQLKVSSAPEKFLRMPKPAQAGTTENLFQSIWRFAWDFAKSLWFIVSRTLPLMLLAGFLGAVVATLVPPETFSGLSFGFVTVFLAALLGTFLPVPIGFDVVVSGALLGGGMDVGLVMTLLFTLGIFSVYSFFIVAGAISLRAASLLAGTIVAIGTLAGIGVHYYHHYLQSRALEILTSFEIRLVSSAQAAEPEEVRSLADGANTITVSRRAFEPRSAPSEKRFAKTEAWKLGIDQPVEFSFGDMWPPFWEGRGITAGDWDNDGWQDIAIASTLAGVHFYRNAGGTFEKAAFDIGEIAKMPVFNVAFVDMDNDGWLDLFFTTFRQGNYVLRNTGGSFAAANLSQVANRDDAVLTLAASFGDVDRDGYLDVALGNWAAGWYRRIPGTEATNRVVFNKGGVLDGSAFSELAGPPGETLSILLTDLNLDGKLDLLEGNDFEMPDIFSLGDGTGAFRPIRRQDNVIPMTTQTTMAFKTADLANTGRQDIYVGQIAGRSSGIATKLRTQPLELYCAGIGRESDKAICRKNMAIKEWYKSGHSFDPSNASRCAQLDEPDRSECRAMLVKDLAIQSKDPSICDLIAMAQVRARQLCEIHFRPIRQPVQAEFDEAIPQIQRRNVLLSPKADGTYEEHAVPAGVEIGGWTWDVKVEDVDNDGWKDIYVLNGTWIPNEISPSKILFVNDGTGKFKEETVAAGMEDYLITAAAVAIDLDNDGDQDFITVPVNGPPMAYINGSAEGNSIAFEFRDSVGNRYGIGNRIEIGTADGLTQMRELQSGGGFMSFDAPVLHFGAGEARRIESAKVHWSTGETTVLDGGLHTGALYRIAREGTATR